In Agrobacterium tumefaciens, a single genomic region encodes these proteins:
- the rirA gene encoding iron-responsive transcriptional regulator RirA, with protein MRLTKQTNYAVRMLMYCAANEGKLSRIPEIARAYGVSELFLFKILQPLNKAGLVETVRGRNGGVRLGKPAEKISLFDVVRVTEDSFAMAECFEDGAVECPLVDSCGLNSALRKALNAFFDVLTEYSIDDLVKARPQINFLLGIDTEMPKIAALPAA; from the coding sequence ATGCGTTTGACCAAACAGACCAACTATGCCGTTCGCATGTTGATGTATTGCGCTGCGAATGAAGGCAAGCTTAGCCGCATTCCGGAGATTGCCAGGGCTTACGGCGTATCTGAACTGTTCCTGTTCAAAATCCTGCAGCCGCTCAACAAGGCGGGTCTCGTGGAAACCGTGCGCGGCCGCAATGGCGGCGTGCGCCTTGGCAAGCCTGCCGAAAAGATCAGCCTGTTCGACGTGGTTCGGGTGACCGAAGACAGCTTCGCCATGGCTGAGTGCTTTGAGGACGGTGCCGTGGAATGTCCGCTTGTGGACAGCTGCGGCCTGAATTCGGCGCTGCGCAAGGCGCTGAATGCCTTCTTTGATGTGCTCACGGAATATTCGATTGACGATCTCGTCAAGGCGCGACCGCAGATCAACTTCCTGCTCGGAATCGATACGGAAATGCCGAAGATTGCCGCACTTCCGGCAGCCTGA
- a CDS encoding CoA-acylating methylmalonate-semialdehyde dehydrogenase has translation MKEIGHFINGKHVPGASGRTSNVYNPATGEVQATVALASDAELRAAVESAKAAQPKWAATNPQRRARVFFKFVELLNRDINELAVLLSSEHGKTVEDSKGDIIRGLEVCEFVCGIPHLQKGEFTEGAGPAIDMYSIRQPVGIGAGITPFNFPGMIPMWMFAPAIACGNAFILKPSERDPSLPIRLAELMIEAGLPAGILNVVNGDKGAVDAILTDPDIGAVSFVGSTPIARYVYGTAAMNGKRAQCFGGAKNHMIIMPDADLDQAVNALMGAGYGSAGERCMAVSVAVPVGEETANRLVEKLIPQIESLRIGPYTDDKADMGPLVTKEAQTRVRGLIDSGVEQGAKLLVDGRDFKLQGYEDGYFVGGCLFDHVTPDMDIYKTEIFGPVLSVVRAKNYEDALELPMKHEYGNGVAIYTRDGDAARDFASRINIGMIGINVPIPVPLAYHSFGGWKASSFGDLNQHGTDSIKFWTKTKTITSRWPSGIKSGAEFVMPTMK, from the coding sequence ATGAAGGAAATCGGTCATTTCATTAATGGCAAGCATGTGCCGGGCGCCAGCGGCCGCACGTCGAATGTCTACAACCCGGCAACCGGCGAAGTGCAGGCAACTGTCGCACTTGCCAGCGACGCTGAGCTGCGCGCCGCCGTCGAAAGCGCCAAGGCGGCACAGCCGAAATGGGCCGCTACCAACCCGCAGCGCCGCGCCCGCGTTTTCTTCAAGTTCGTCGAGCTTCTGAACCGCGACATCAACGAGCTGGCGGTGCTGCTTTCCAGCGAACACGGCAAGACCGTCGAGGATTCCAAGGGCGATATCATTCGCGGCCTTGAAGTCTGCGAATTCGTCTGCGGTATTCCACATCTGCAGAAGGGTGAATTCACCGAGGGTGCGGGTCCTGCCATCGACATGTATTCGATCCGCCAGCCGGTCGGCATCGGCGCGGGCATCACGCCGTTCAACTTCCCCGGCATGATCCCGATGTGGATGTTCGCCCCGGCGATCGCCTGCGGCAACGCCTTCATCCTCAAGCCTTCCGAGCGCGATCCGTCGCTGCCGATCCGCCTTGCCGAACTGATGATCGAAGCCGGTCTTCCGGCCGGCATCCTCAATGTCGTCAACGGGGACAAGGGCGCCGTCGACGCCATCCTCACCGATCCCGATATCGGCGCGGTCTCCTTCGTCGGCTCGACGCCGATCGCACGCTATGTTTACGGCACCGCCGCCATGAACGGCAAGCGCGCGCAGTGCTTCGGCGGCGCGAAGAACCACATGATCATCATGCCGGATGCCGATCTCGATCAGGCCGTGAACGCGCTGATGGGCGCCGGTTACGGTTCAGCCGGCGAGCGCTGCATGGCCGTTTCCGTTGCGGTTCCTGTTGGCGAAGAGACCGCCAACCGTCTCGTCGAAAAGCTCATTCCGCAGATCGAAAGCCTGAGGATCGGCCCCTATACCGACGACAAGGCCGATATGGGTCCGCTCGTCACCAAGGAAGCACAGACGCGCGTCAGGGGCCTGATCGACAGCGGTGTCGAACAGGGTGCGAAGCTGCTGGTCGATGGTCGCGACTTCAAGCTGCAAGGTTATGAAGACGGCTATTTCGTCGGCGGCTGCCTGTTCGACCACGTCACCCCTGACATGGACATCTACAAGACGGAAATCTTCGGACCGGTTCTGTCCGTCGTTCGCGCCAAGAACTACGAAGACGCGCTGGAACTGCCGATGAAGCATGAGTATGGCAACGGCGTCGCGATCTACACCCGTGACGGCGACGCTGCTCGCGACTTCGCAAGCCGCATCAACATCGGCATGATCGGCATCAACGTTCCGATCCCGGTTCCGCTCGCCTATCACTCCTTCGGCGGCTGGAAGGCCTCGAGCTTCGGCGATCTCAACCAGCACGGCACGGATTCGATCAAGTTCTGGACGAAGACGAAGACGATCACCTCGCGCTGGCCGTCCGGCATCAAGTCGGGTGCCGAATTCGTCATGCCGACGATGAAATAA
- a CDS encoding AbrB family transcriptional regulator — translation MIIKPEFHTFALTALVGSLGALLASLLHVPAPFLSGPALAVTITGLAGVKLGIPAFIRNACFVVVGISMGTSVTPSVIDAAKTWPLSFIVVLIAVVIMLYVAYWILHYGFGYDRTTAMLGASPGHLSYIISLGAETKSDLATVSIVQSVRVLALTLSVPLIVEYFDLVSTEPLITNPPMGLFTLALTIAASLLTGWLFLRWKFPAALLLGGVAISIGTHITGLTEGGVPTWLSLPVYVLIGCLIGTRFSNVSLMEVRKGFLAGFVVTIAVMVIAGSIAWLISRVTGVPLNAVMIAYSPGGLETMAAMAVMMHADTAYVGSHHVIRLLFLSVLMPLVMGKDARKRDGDA, via the coding sequence ATGATCATCAAGCCTGAATTCCACACATTTGCGCTTACTGCCCTCGTCGGCAGCTTGGGCGCACTGCTTGCCAGCCTGCTGCATGTTCCCGCCCCCTTTCTTTCAGGGCCAGCGCTCGCGGTGACCATCACCGGACTGGCGGGTGTCAAGCTCGGAATTCCCGCCTTCATCCGCAACGCCTGTTTCGTCGTCGTCGGCATTTCCATGGGAACGAGCGTAACGCCCTCGGTCATCGATGCCGCAAAGACATGGCCATTGAGCTTCATCGTCGTGCTCATCGCCGTCGTGATCATGCTCTATGTCGCTTATTGGATCCTGCATTACGGTTTCGGTTACGACCGGACAACGGCGATGCTCGGGGCTTCCCCCGGTCATCTCAGCTACATCATCAGCCTCGGAGCCGAGACTAAAAGCGACCTTGCGACCGTCAGCATCGTGCAAAGCGTGCGCGTGTTGGCTCTGACGCTTTCAGTACCGTTGATCGTCGAATATTTCGATCTGGTCAGCACGGAACCCTTGATCACAAACCCGCCAATGGGCCTTTTTACGCTGGCGCTTACCATCGCCGCCTCGCTTCTGACCGGATGGCTTTTCCTGCGCTGGAAATTTCCCGCCGCCCTGCTGCTCGGTGGCGTCGCGATCTCCATTGGCACGCATATTACCGGCCTCACCGAAGGCGGTGTGCCCACCTGGCTCAGCCTGCCGGTCTATGTGCTGATCGGCTGCCTCATCGGCACGCGCTTCTCAAATGTCTCGCTGATGGAGGTGCGCAAGGGCTTTCTGGCCGGCTTCGTCGTCACCATTGCCGTGATGGTGATTGCCGGCAGCATTGCCTGGCTGATTTCGCGCGTGACAGGCGTGCCGCTCAATGCCGTCATGATTGCCTATTCGCCGGGCGGTCTCGAAACCATGGCGGCAATGGCTGTCATGATGCATGCCGATACCGCCTATGTCGGTTCGCATCATGTCATCCGGCTTCTCTTCCTGTCGGTGCTCATGCCGCTCGTCATGGGCAAGGATGCGCGCAAGCGGGATGGCGACGCCTGA
- a CDS encoding Fe(3+) ABC transporter substrate-binding protein — MASLKSYFSAAVFSGLTILSLAPAALAEGDVNVYSYRQPELIQPLLDAFTKETGIETNVLFLDKGLVERIQAEGVNSPADVLLTVDIARLVEAKEGKVTQPVLGDPVIEKDIPANLRDPEGEWFGLTTRGRVVYASKERVTQKDITYEELAEPKWKGKICIRDGQHSYNIALIASMIAHHGVDYTRTWLTGLKNNLARKPDGTDRSQAKSIFSGECDIALGNTYYVGLMLTNDQEPDEKIWAGSVRVIFPNAGDRGTHVNISGMALTKYAPNKDNALKLMEFLASREAQEIYAKQVFEYPVLPGAEPSDVVKGFGPINPDKLPLTDIAAHRKQASELVDEVGFNDGPTN; from the coding sequence ATGGCAAGCTTGAAATCATACTTTTCCGCTGCCGTTTTTTCAGGGCTGACGATCCTTTCCCTCGCGCCCGCCGCGCTGGCAGAGGGGGATGTTAACGTCTATTCCTATCGCCAACCTGAACTGATCCAGCCGCTTCTCGATGCCTTCACCAAGGAAACCGGGATAGAAACCAACGTGCTTTTCCTGGACAAGGGGCTGGTGGAACGCATCCAGGCAGAGGGCGTCAATTCACCTGCGGACGTGCTGCTGACGGTGGATATTGCCCGGCTTGTCGAGGCCAAGGAGGGCAAGGTCACACAGCCGGTTCTGGGTGATCCCGTCATCGAAAAGGACATCCCCGCCAATCTGCGTGATCCGGAGGGTGAATGGTTTGGCCTCACGACGCGTGGCCGGGTTGTCTATGCCTCCAAGGAGCGGGTGACCCAGAAGGACATTACCTATGAAGAACTTGCCGAACCGAAATGGAAGGGCAAGATCTGCATTCGTGATGGCCAGCATTCCTACAATATCGCGCTGATTGCCTCGATGATCGCCCATCACGGCGTCGATTATACCCGCACATGGCTGACGGGCCTGAAGAATAACCTCGCCCGCAAGCCTGACGGAACTGACCGCAGCCAGGCAAAATCGATCTTTTCCGGAGAATGCGATATCGCGCTCGGCAATACCTATTACGTCGGCCTGATGCTGACCAATGATCAGGAACCGGACGAAAAAATATGGGCGGGTTCGGTGCGGGTAATCTTCCCCAATGCGGGCGACCGCGGCACCCATGTGAATATTTCTGGCATGGCGCTGACGAAATATGCGCCGAACAAGGACAATGCGCTGAAGCTGATGGAATTTCTGGCCTCGCGTGAAGCGCAGGAAATCTACGCCAAGCAGGTCTTCGAATATCCGGTGCTGCCGGGTGCGGAGCCGTCCGACGTCGTGAAGGGTTTCGGCCCCATCAATCCGGACAAGCTGCCGCTGACGGATATTGCCGCCCATCGCAAACAGGCTTCGGAGCTGGTGGACGAAGTGGGTTTCAACGACGGCCCGACCAACTGA